A genomic window from Vanessa atalanta chromosome 7, ilVanAtal1.2, whole genome shotgun sequence includes:
- the LOC125065130 gene encoding aminopeptidase N-like isoform X1: MSLSTSRQQFLAYESHREQDIQYGRKGGIFISTCICISFIIFAVLTAILVGIIVYYITYFRVSQQTEEYWDDAEPFGQSGSPSPDLRLPTYVVPSFYRLKIKADLENSSFHGDVYITIKANKNVKEIILHSKNLSINPNVTLTEQIYEKVETIHTTKKIKREVTNATAENNNATTVNNETFVFNNTEETLKPITVGAHDTTTTQPIDTQVTHSHVRNIKITSVVLASGDRLILSLASALTPDVDYTLQLSFDGAIQNSLTGFYKSTYTENNEVRQLGVTQFEPTSARAAFPCFDEPAFKAKFEISIGHRQNISVLSNMRVATQETIEEEPGWQWTHFERSVNMSTYLVAYVLSNFKNLETSYLSKDNVTKPIRIWTRPALLSKANYALTIVPKLLSFYEDVFGLPYALDKLDLIAIPDFSSGAMENWGLITFRETTLLFDEEEGIPREKQNVAIDIAHELAHQWFGNLVTMRWWNDLWLNEGFATYIEYIGVDHVSPAWSSLQAFTRDKMDLLRSDALRNTSPVSRRVRDAAEIAQKFDEISYSKGASLIRVLNHTLSADLFRSGLLAYLDEWKYQNAEENDLWNAMSNATKSDPNFKDLSVVEFMNTWTRQPGYPVVNVHRNYTTGSVIFQQKLFTSSEDGIIKPDRLWHIPISFTTLDTPTSNWTTGPKLWLKDRTITTTLPLNATQALYVNVDAIGYYRVNYDQRNWELLSAALKSGAVDNPILKAQLIDDAFNLAKVGQLNYSYALGLTTCVIDGEDSRIVWELLLNNMAFLKHNLRATSGYTYFQDYMNIILKKQLERLNYGLDQPKDDNESFLVENLVVWECLMESPRCLQWARRLFEDWTSRPDMNDNPIPNYLRSLVYNMAIKYGGRREFDLLWDMFENSTDPNVKSLIISNLPSTRDESLLNLLLERSLGPLGAQYATSAWGVEPPAGARAAQRFLRRHFARVQARFAAVDAFSLQAVLNGAFGFMTAQDELDSMKQFALKHKEELKPMSQTLQKIVDSATLRINWIKEYSEGINQWFKGYVIAHKANKSKTTTVSPGLTGNDTFINETETITTSSP; this comes from the exons ATGTCTTTATCGACGAGTCGTCAACAATTCCTAGCGTATGAATCTCATAGAGAACAGGATATACAATATGGAAGAAAAGGAGGCATATTTATTTCAACGTGCATATGCATCAGCTTCATTATCTTCGCAGTATTAACAGCTATACTTGTCGGCATAATTGTATACTATATCACATATTTTCGG GTGTCACAACAAACTGAGGAGTATTGGGATGATGCTGAACCATTTGGACAATCTGGTTCACCATCACCAGACCTTCGACTTCCTACCTATGTAGTGCCAAGTTTctacagattaaaaatcaaAGCAGACCTGGAAAACTCTTCATTTCATGGAGATGTTTACATAACTATAAAagctaataaaaatgttaaagaaataattCTACACTCAAAGAACCTCAGTATTAATCCAAACGTTACCTTAACTGAACAAATCTATGAGAAAGTTGAAACGAtacatacaacaaaaaaaataaaaagagaagtAACAAATGCAACTGCTGAAAATAATAACGCAACAACAGTCAATAAtgaaacatttgtatttaataatacagaagAGACATTAAAACCTATAACAGTCGGAGCTCATGACACAACAACAACGCAACCAATTGATACTCAAGTGACGCATAGTCATGTGCGTAACATCAAAATTACCTCTGTCGTTTTAGCTTCTGGTGATAGACTTATTCTGTCCCTTGCATCAGCCCTCACACCTGATGTGGATTATACATTACAATTGTCATTCGATGGTGCTATACAAAATTCATTAACaggtttttataaaagtacCTACACTGAAAATAATGAAGTCAG ACAACTTGGTGTCACTCAGTTCGAACCAACCTCAGCCAGAGCAGCATTCCCATGTTTTGATGAACCAGCTTTCAAAGCAAAGTTTGAGATCAGTATTGGACACAGACAGAATATATCTGTTCTATCCAATATGAGGGTTGCCACTCAAGAAACAAT TGAAGAAGAACCAGGTTGGCAATGGACCCACTTCGAAAGATCTGTAAATATGTCCACATACCTCGTTGCGTACGTCCTGTCGAATTTCAAAAACTTAGAAACTAGTTATCTCAGTAAAGACAATGTCACGAAGCCAATCCGTATCTGGACGAGACCTGCTTTACTATCCAAAGCAAATTACGCATTGACGATTGTTCCCAAGTTATTATCGTTTTATGAAGATGTTTTCGGATTACCTTATGCTTTGGATAAGCTGGACTTGATAGCGATACCGGACTTCTCCAGTGGAGCGATGGAGAATTGGGGATTGATCACATTTAG AGAGACGACTCTGTTGTTCGACGAGGAGGAAGGCATCCCGCGGGAGAAGCAGAACGTGGCCATCGACATCGCCCACGAGCTAGCTCACCAGTGGTTTGGGAACCTAGTCACCATGCGCTGGTGGAACGACCTCTGGCTCAACGAGGGCTTCGCCACCTACATCGAGTACATCGGCGTCGACCAC GTGAGCCCGGCGTGGAGCTCGCTGCAGGCGTTCACGCGCGACAAGATGGACCTGCTGCGCAGCGACGCGCTGCGCAACACGTCGCCCGTGTCGCGGCGCGTGCGCGACGCGGCCGAGATCGCGCAGAAGTTCGACGAGATCTCGTACTCCAAGGGCGCCAGCCTCATCCGCGTGCTCAACCACACGCTGTCCGCCGACCTGTTCCGCAGCGGCCTGCTCGCCTACCTAGACGAGTG GAAATACCAAAATGCTGAAGAAAACGACCTCTGGAATGCGATGTCGAATGCGACAAAATCAGACCCTAATTTCAAAGACCTGTCCGTTGTGGAGTTCATGAACACGTGGACCAGACAGCCGGGGTACCCAGTTGTCAATGTGCACAGAAATTACACCACGGGATCTGTTATTTTCCAGCAG AAATTATTTACAAGCTCAGAAGATGGCATCATTAAACCTGATCGACTTTGGCATATACCGATCAGTTTCACCACCTTGGACACGCCTACTAGCAACTGGACAACTGGACCCAAACTGTGGCTGAAAGATAGGACTATCACTACCACTCTACCATTGAATGCTACGCAAGCTCTGTACGTCAATGTTGATGCTATAG GCTACTACAGAGTAAATTATGATCAAAGGAATTGGGAGCTCCTCAGCGCTGCCCTCAAATCGGGCGCCGTCGACAACCCGATACTGAAAGCGCAGCTCATCGACGACGCCTTCAACCTGGCCAAAGTGGGCCAGCTGAACTACAGCTACGCGCTCGGCCTCACCACGTGCGTGATCGACGGAGAGGACTCCAGGATCGTATGGGAACTGTTGCTGAACAACATGGCCTTCTTGAAACATAACCTACGAGCGACTTCCGGTTATACTTATTTTCAG GATTACATGAATATAATTCTCAAAAAACAACTGGAGCGACTGAACTACGGACTAGATCAGCCCAAAGACGACAACGAATCGTTCTTGGTGGAGAACCTTGTGGTGTGGGAGTGTCTCATGGAATCCCCGCGCTGTCTGCAGTGGGCACGACGACTCTTTGAGGACTGGACCAGCAGACCAGATATGAATGACAATCC TATACCAAACTACCTCCGGTCTCTCGTCTACAACATGGCGATCAAGTATGGCGGAAGAAGGGAATTCGACTTACTGTGGGACATGTTCGAGAACTCAACGGACCCGAATGTTAAGAGTTTGATAATCAGCAACCTGCCGAGTACAAGGGATGAATCGTTACTGAATCT GCTGCTGGAGCGCTCGCTGGGCCCGCTGGGCGCGCAGTACGCGACGAGCGCGTGGGGCGTGGAGCCGCCggcgggcgcgcgcgcggcgcagCGCTTCCTGCGGCGGCACTTCGCGCGCGTGCAGGCGCGCTTCGCCGCCGTCGACGCCTTCTCCTTGCAGGCCGTGCTCAACGGCGCCTTCGGGTTCATGACGGCGCAGGACGAGCTCGACAGC ATGAAACAATTCGCGTTGAAACACAAAGAGGAGTTGAAGCCGATGTCACAAACCTTACAGAAAATAGTCGACTCCGCGACTTTGCGCATCAACTGGATCAAGGAGTACTCGGAAGGGATCAACCAATGGTTCAAAGGCTACGTCATTG ctcACAAGGCGAATAAGTCGAAAACAACCACGGTATCACCAGGTTTAACAGGAAATGACACCTTCATTAATGAAACAGAAACGATTACAACGTCTAGTCCCTAA
- the LOC125065130 gene encoding aminopeptidase N-like isoform X2, which produces MYICLLYFLFYSVICVTKSVSQQTEEYWDDAEPFGQSGSPSPDLRLPTYVVPSFYRLKIKADLENSSFHGDVYITIKANKNVKEIILHSKNLSINPNVTLTEQIYEKVETIHTTKKIKREVTNATAENNNATTVNNETFVFNNTEETLKPITVGAHDTTTTQPIDTQVTHSHVRNIKITSVVLASGDRLILSLASALTPDVDYTLQLSFDGAIQNSLTGFYKSTYTENNEVRQLGVTQFEPTSARAAFPCFDEPAFKAKFEISIGHRQNISVLSNMRVATQETIEEEPGWQWTHFERSVNMSTYLVAYVLSNFKNLETSYLSKDNVTKPIRIWTRPALLSKANYALTIVPKLLSFYEDVFGLPYALDKLDLIAIPDFSSGAMENWGLITFRETTLLFDEEEGIPREKQNVAIDIAHELAHQWFGNLVTMRWWNDLWLNEGFATYIEYIGVDHVSPAWSSLQAFTRDKMDLLRSDALRNTSPVSRRVRDAAEIAQKFDEISYSKGASLIRVLNHTLSADLFRSGLLAYLDEWKYQNAEENDLWNAMSNATKSDPNFKDLSVVEFMNTWTRQPGYPVVNVHRNYTTGSVIFQQKLFTSSEDGIIKPDRLWHIPISFTTLDTPTSNWTTGPKLWLKDRTITTTLPLNATQALYVNVDAIGYYRVNYDQRNWELLSAALKSGAVDNPILKAQLIDDAFNLAKVGQLNYSYALGLTTCVIDGEDSRIVWELLLNNMAFLKHNLRATSGYTYFQDYMNIILKKQLERLNYGLDQPKDDNESFLVENLVVWECLMESPRCLQWARRLFEDWTSRPDMNDNPIPNYLRSLVYNMAIKYGGRREFDLLWDMFENSTDPNVKSLIISNLPSTRDESLLNLLLERSLGPLGAQYATSAWGVEPPAGARAAQRFLRRHFARVQARFAAVDAFSLQAVLNGAFGFMTAQDELDSMKQFALKHKEELKPMSQTLQKIVDSATLRINWIKEYSEGINQWFKGYVIAHKANKSKTTTVSPGLTGNDTFINETETITTSSP; this is translated from the exons ATGTATATTtgcttattgtattttttattttattcagtgaTTTGTGTAACTAAAAGT GTGTCACAACAAACTGAGGAGTATTGGGATGATGCTGAACCATTTGGACAATCTGGTTCACCATCACCAGACCTTCGACTTCCTACCTATGTAGTGCCAAGTTTctacagattaaaaatcaaAGCAGACCTGGAAAACTCTTCATTTCATGGAGATGTTTACATAACTATAAAagctaataaaaatgttaaagaaataattCTACACTCAAAGAACCTCAGTATTAATCCAAACGTTACCTTAACTGAACAAATCTATGAGAAAGTTGAAACGAtacatacaacaaaaaaaataaaaagagaagtAACAAATGCAACTGCTGAAAATAATAACGCAACAACAGTCAATAAtgaaacatttgtatttaataatacagaagAGACATTAAAACCTATAACAGTCGGAGCTCATGACACAACAACAACGCAACCAATTGATACTCAAGTGACGCATAGTCATGTGCGTAACATCAAAATTACCTCTGTCGTTTTAGCTTCTGGTGATAGACTTATTCTGTCCCTTGCATCAGCCCTCACACCTGATGTGGATTATACATTACAATTGTCATTCGATGGTGCTATACAAAATTCATTAACaggtttttataaaagtacCTACACTGAAAATAATGAAGTCAG ACAACTTGGTGTCACTCAGTTCGAACCAACCTCAGCCAGAGCAGCATTCCCATGTTTTGATGAACCAGCTTTCAAAGCAAAGTTTGAGATCAGTATTGGACACAGACAGAATATATCTGTTCTATCCAATATGAGGGTTGCCACTCAAGAAACAAT TGAAGAAGAACCAGGTTGGCAATGGACCCACTTCGAAAGATCTGTAAATATGTCCACATACCTCGTTGCGTACGTCCTGTCGAATTTCAAAAACTTAGAAACTAGTTATCTCAGTAAAGACAATGTCACGAAGCCAATCCGTATCTGGACGAGACCTGCTTTACTATCCAAAGCAAATTACGCATTGACGATTGTTCCCAAGTTATTATCGTTTTATGAAGATGTTTTCGGATTACCTTATGCTTTGGATAAGCTGGACTTGATAGCGATACCGGACTTCTCCAGTGGAGCGATGGAGAATTGGGGATTGATCACATTTAG AGAGACGACTCTGTTGTTCGACGAGGAGGAAGGCATCCCGCGGGAGAAGCAGAACGTGGCCATCGACATCGCCCACGAGCTAGCTCACCAGTGGTTTGGGAACCTAGTCACCATGCGCTGGTGGAACGACCTCTGGCTCAACGAGGGCTTCGCCACCTACATCGAGTACATCGGCGTCGACCAC GTGAGCCCGGCGTGGAGCTCGCTGCAGGCGTTCACGCGCGACAAGATGGACCTGCTGCGCAGCGACGCGCTGCGCAACACGTCGCCCGTGTCGCGGCGCGTGCGCGACGCGGCCGAGATCGCGCAGAAGTTCGACGAGATCTCGTACTCCAAGGGCGCCAGCCTCATCCGCGTGCTCAACCACACGCTGTCCGCCGACCTGTTCCGCAGCGGCCTGCTCGCCTACCTAGACGAGTG GAAATACCAAAATGCTGAAGAAAACGACCTCTGGAATGCGATGTCGAATGCGACAAAATCAGACCCTAATTTCAAAGACCTGTCCGTTGTGGAGTTCATGAACACGTGGACCAGACAGCCGGGGTACCCAGTTGTCAATGTGCACAGAAATTACACCACGGGATCTGTTATTTTCCAGCAG AAATTATTTACAAGCTCAGAAGATGGCATCATTAAACCTGATCGACTTTGGCATATACCGATCAGTTTCACCACCTTGGACACGCCTACTAGCAACTGGACAACTGGACCCAAACTGTGGCTGAAAGATAGGACTATCACTACCACTCTACCATTGAATGCTACGCAAGCTCTGTACGTCAATGTTGATGCTATAG GCTACTACAGAGTAAATTATGATCAAAGGAATTGGGAGCTCCTCAGCGCTGCCCTCAAATCGGGCGCCGTCGACAACCCGATACTGAAAGCGCAGCTCATCGACGACGCCTTCAACCTGGCCAAAGTGGGCCAGCTGAACTACAGCTACGCGCTCGGCCTCACCACGTGCGTGATCGACGGAGAGGACTCCAGGATCGTATGGGAACTGTTGCTGAACAACATGGCCTTCTTGAAACATAACCTACGAGCGACTTCCGGTTATACTTATTTTCAG GATTACATGAATATAATTCTCAAAAAACAACTGGAGCGACTGAACTACGGACTAGATCAGCCCAAAGACGACAACGAATCGTTCTTGGTGGAGAACCTTGTGGTGTGGGAGTGTCTCATGGAATCCCCGCGCTGTCTGCAGTGGGCACGACGACTCTTTGAGGACTGGACCAGCAGACCAGATATGAATGACAATCC TATACCAAACTACCTCCGGTCTCTCGTCTACAACATGGCGATCAAGTATGGCGGAAGAAGGGAATTCGACTTACTGTGGGACATGTTCGAGAACTCAACGGACCCGAATGTTAAGAGTTTGATAATCAGCAACCTGCCGAGTACAAGGGATGAATCGTTACTGAATCT GCTGCTGGAGCGCTCGCTGGGCCCGCTGGGCGCGCAGTACGCGACGAGCGCGTGGGGCGTGGAGCCGCCggcgggcgcgcgcgcggcgcagCGCTTCCTGCGGCGGCACTTCGCGCGCGTGCAGGCGCGCTTCGCCGCCGTCGACGCCTTCTCCTTGCAGGCCGTGCTCAACGGCGCCTTCGGGTTCATGACGGCGCAGGACGAGCTCGACAGC ATGAAACAATTCGCGTTGAAACACAAAGAGGAGTTGAAGCCGATGTCACAAACCTTACAGAAAATAGTCGACTCCGCGACTTTGCGCATCAACTGGATCAAGGAGTACTCGGAAGGGATCAACCAATGGTTCAAAGGCTACGTCATTG ctcACAAGGCGAATAAGTCGAAAACAACCACGGTATCACCAGGTTTAACAGGAAATGACACCTTCATTAATGAAACAGAAACGATTACAACGTCTAGTCCCTAA